The Nitrospirales bacterium genome includes a window with the following:
- a CDS encoding SDR family oxidoreductase yields the protein MNQPHSTLGQAVITGASRGIGAEYARALAGEGYSLLLVARNQARLEQVAGEISDAHAIEVRTACIDLTNDTASDELFETAQRSPLPVDLLINNAGFGMFGAFVQTPVAQVQAMLRLHINTIVESTHRFLPSMIARRKGTIINVASVAGFLPIPYMAEYAATKAFLISFSEALAEEVRASGVTIQACCPGSTQTDFHRTAGHQPKNPLGSQTVQEVVKASLNGLKKRHARVTVGWQGRAIDFLTHYMPRSLLVRMAGNRAKPTSQD from the coding sequence ATGAACCAGCCCCACTCGACACTTGGACAGGCCGTCATCACAGGAGCCTCAAGAGGCATCGGCGCAGAGTATGCCAGAGCCCTCGCCGGCGAAGGGTATTCCCTGCTCCTCGTGGCCAGGAATCAAGCTCGTTTAGAGCAGGTGGCCGGTGAAATTTCAGACGCGCATGCTATCGAGGTGAGAACGGCATGCATAGACTTGACGAACGACACTGCCTCTGACGAACTCTTCGAGACCGCGCAACGATCGCCTCTGCCCGTCGACCTGCTGATCAACAACGCGGGATTCGGGATGTTTGGGGCGTTTGTCCAGACACCCGTCGCTCAGGTCCAAGCCATGCTTCGATTGCACATCAATACCATCGTCGAAAGCACCCATCGTTTTTTACCCTCCATGATCGCGCGACGGAAGGGTACTATTATCAATGTCGCATCAGTGGCGGGATTTCTCCCAATCCCCTACATGGCTGAGTATGCCGCGACCAAGGCCTTTCTGATTTCATTTTCCGAAGCTCTGGCGGAGGAAGTCCGCGCATCCGGCGTGACGATTCAAGCCTGTTGCCCCGGCTCCACTCAAACCGACTTTCACCGAACAGCCGGACATCAACCCAAGAACCCCCTCGGCTCTCAAACCGTCCAGGAAGTCGTCAAAGCCTCCTTGAACGGTCTCAAGAAACGTCATGCTCGCGTCACGGTAGGCTGGCAAGGCAGGGCTATTGATTTCCTGACTCATTATATGCCCCGCTCTCTCCTCGTCCGCATGGCCGGCAATCGGGCCAAACCCACCTCCCAAGATTGA